From Ramlibacter tataouinensis, the proteins below share one genomic window:
- a CDS encoding decarboxylase, with product MSRDRSASQSSDNLTLADFFSATDARRDRWSRLQACAEAYAAGRGDRAKLASEIGALFAEMEPLENYWAYPGTGLMRALRELAEGRDAPGFASAVHRIKTAIFSSAYRRDPAAWNLEEESGDMSFADRLPPGMAPDVAQRPYFELLTVAPESARTNQPQRELRKLRRPEDPFTYETVPTFTFEDALVATIVNTNIQAVVIYDGFQFKSRHALPALGDLLRRHGEIEDDGMPRNYGLRLASGIKKIRPELDVYLVSERGVEEAATSELSRLVRRVFYEVEELMEIHLSILAGVMERYETPYFDNLKKYAARPVGTFHALPVARGKSIFKSHWIRDMGHFYGANLFLAESSATSGGLDSLLDPVGNIKEAQEKAARAFGAHHVFFGTNGTSTSNKIVVQALCRPGDIVLIDRNCHKSHHYGLVLAGSQPLYLEAFPMVQYSMYGAVPLRTIKQALLTLKAEGKLDKARLVDLTNCTFDGHMYNCRRVMEECLAIKPDLIFLWDEAWFGFARFSAFHRRRTGMGAAQAIEEMLASASYRDAYEEWKSKMKGKVGDDLDPNDPALLDTRLMPDPDRTRLRVYQTNSTHKSMSALRQGSMIFVRDQDFVHVEEQFHEAFYTHTSTSPNLQIIASLDLARRQMELEGYELVLSSIDLALDLRKQVNNHPLISKYFHITTPGEMVPREFRESGVEDYGRPNASWDRVLEAWENDEFALDPTRLTIVTGRAGYDGTQFKGLLASKYDVQINKTSRNSILVQTNINNSRSDVAHLLKVLADVSRDVEQRLAEGGAAAQEAFKARVKALMEDVPDLPNFSRFHEVYRDNAKSGTSEGHMRAAFFSAYREEQCEHMKLNHPDVDVRIQKGPPLVSANFVIPYPPGFPIMVPGQVIEADTIEFMRKLDVKEIHGYNASLGLKLLKPEAISQRATSKKGPAPEL from the coding sequence ATGTCGAGAGACCGATCGGCTTCACAGTCCAGCGACAACCTCACGCTGGCCGACTTCTTTTCCGCCACCGATGCGCGCCGCGACCGATGGAGCCGGCTGCAGGCGTGCGCGGAAGCCTATGCCGCGGGCCGCGGTGACCGTGCCAAGCTGGCGTCTGAAATCGGCGCGCTGTTCGCGGAAATGGAGCCGCTCGAGAACTACTGGGCCTACCCGGGCACCGGACTGATGCGCGCGCTGCGGGAACTGGCCGAGGGGCGCGACGCCCCCGGCTTCGCCAGTGCCGTGCACCGGATCAAGACGGCGATCTTCTCCAGCGCGTACCGGCGAGACCCGGCCGCCTGGAACCTCGAAGAGGAAAGCGGCGACATGAGCTTTGCCGACCGCCTGCCCCCCGGCATGGCGCCCGATGTAGCGCAGCGGCCCTACTTCGAACTGCTCACCGTGGCGCCGGAAAGCGCGCGAACCAACCAGCCGCAACGCGAGCTGCGCAAGCTCCGGCGACCCGAGGATCCGTTCACCTATGAGACGGTGCCGACCTTCACTTTCGAAGACGCGCTCGTCGCCACCATCGTCAACACCAACATCCAGGCCGTGGTGATCTACGACGGCTTTCAGTTCAAGTCGCGCCATGCGCTGCCCGCGCTGGGCGATCTGCTCCGGCGCCACGGCGAGATCGAGGACGACGGCATGCCGCGCAACTACGGCCTGCGCCTGGCCAGCGGGATCAAGAAGATCCGCCCCGAGCTCGACGTGTACCTTGTGAGCGAGCGCGGCGTCGAGGAAGCCGCCACCAGCGAGTTGAGCCGGCTGGTGCGGCGGGTGTTCTACGAGGTCGAGGAACTGATGGAGATCCACCTGAGCATCCTCGCCGGCGTGATGGAACGCTACGAGACGCCCTATTTCGACAACCTGAAGAAGTACGCGGCCCGGCCCGTTGGCACCTTCCACGCGCTGCCGGTCGCCCGCGGCAAGTCGATCTTCAAGTCGCACTGGATCCGTGACATGGGCCACTTCTATGGCGCCAATCTGTTCCTGGCGGAATCCTCGGCCACCTCCGGCGGCCTGGACAGCCTGCTCGACCCGGTGGGCAACATCAAGGAGGCGCAGGAGAAGGCAGCACGCGCCTTCGGCGCGCACCACGTCTTCTTCGGAACCAACGGCACCTCGACCTCGAACAAGATCGTGGTGCAGGCCCTGTGCCGGCCGGGCGACATCGTGCTGATCGACCGAAACTGCCACAAGTCGCACCACTACGGCCTGGTGCTCGCCGGCTCGCAGCCACTGTACCTGGAAGCCTTCCCGATGGTGCAGTACTCGATGTACGGCGCCGTGCCGCTGCGCACGATCAAGCAGGCGCTGCTCACGTTGAAGGCCGAAGGCAAGCTGGACAAGGCGCGCCTGGTGGACCTGACCAACTGCACCTTCGACGGCCACATGTACAACTGCCGGCGCGTGATGGAGGAGTGCCTGGCGATCAAGCCCGACCTGATCTTCCTGTGGGACGAGGCCTGGTTCGGCTTCGCCCGTTTCTCTGCCTTCCACCGCCGGCGCACGGGCATGGGCGCGGCCCAGGCGATCGAGGAAATGCTGGCCTCGGCCTCCTACCGGGACGCCTACGAGGAATGGAAGTCCAAGATGAAGGGCAAGGTTGGCGACGACCTGGATCCCAACGATCCCGCCCTGCTGGACACGCGGCTCATGCCCGACCCCGACCGCACGCGCCTGCGCGTGTACCAGACCAACTCGACCCACAAGTCGATGTCGGCGCTGCGCCAGGGCTCGATGATCTTCGTGCGCGACCAGGATTTCGTGCACGTCGAGGAGCAGTTCCACGAGGCCTTCTACACGCACACGTCCACCTCGCCCAACCTGCAGATCATCGCCTCGCTCGACCTGGCTCGGCGGCAGATGGAGTTGGAAGGCTACGAACTGGTGCTGTCGTCGATCGACCTGGCGCTGGACCTGCGCAAGCAGGTCAACAACCATCCGCTGATCTCCAAGTACTTCCACATCACCACGCCGGGCGAGATGGTGCCCCGGGAGTTCCGCGAGTCGGGGGTCGAGGACTACGGCCGCCCGAACGCGAGCTGGGACCGGGTGCTGGAGGCCTGGGAAAACGACGAGTTCGCGCTCGACCCCACCCGGCTGACCATCGTCACCGGCCGGGCGGGCTACGACGGCACGCAGTTCAAGGGGCTGCTGGCCTCCAAGTACGACGTCCAGATCAACAAGACCTCGCGCAATTCGATCCTGGTGCAGACCAACATCAACAACTCGCGCAGCGACGTCGCCCACCTGCTGAAGGTGCTGGCTGATGTGTCACGCGATGTGGAGCAGAGGCTGGCCGAGGGCGGCGCCGCGGCACAGGAAGCGTTCAAGGCGCGCGTGAAGGCGCTGATGGAGGACGTCCCCGACCTGCCGAACTTCAGCCGTTTCCACGAGGTGTACCGCGACAACGCCAAGAGCGGCACCTCGGAAGGACACATGCGGGCCGCCTTCTTCTCCGCCTACCGCGAAGAGCAATGCGAACACATGAAGCTGAACCATCCGGACGTGGATGTCCGCATCCAGAAGGGGCCTCCGCTGGTGTCGGCCAACTTCGTGATCCCCTACCCGCCGGGCTTCCCGATCATGGTGCCTGGGCAGGTGATCGAAGCGGACACGATCGAGTTCATGCGCAAGCTCGACGTCAAGGAGATCCATGGCTACAACGCCTCGCTCGGCCTGAAACTGCTCAAGCCCGAGGCCATTAGCCAACGCGCCACCTCGAAAAAGGGGCCGGCACCGGAGCTTTGA
- a CDS encoding aspartate:alanine exchanger family transporter gives MKDIFEWLAKNPFMLLFVTVGLAVWVGKFSVKGYGLGMVAAAIVVGCAMSTWASLYGVKLELNNFAKSLFYYLFMYGVGLRVGPSFVNSLKGDGLKFTFLALLSSLMGLALCVIGARWLDLPMGAAGGLVAGSQTMSAAIGSAEQAVEQGAVQLASGTTPEQVSAMIALSYGISYIWGTVGIILICKYLPRWWGIDARAAAIQYEKENGVRNVDDAGLTGYRPFAARAYKLENREWAGKSIQDFRNKYPEYRVLNVRRGEDLLGADPDVRLQANDIIALAGTRGDMTQHMGALGPEIDDARTLNVPLAQAEILMTNKEAVGRELGSFSRGELAGQVQVTRIERAGQPIPVGTGTKLQRLDVMFVAGLTDAVKRAGEILGRIATPNTSTDLLTLSVGMILGLLIGAISFPAFGASVGLGNAGGLLVSGVIVSSLQSRLRFFGNTPNAARNILEDLGLVVFVCIVGINAGNSLLSQLTGALALKIFLVGFVACTIPPFIVWALGYHVFKINPAVLMGGVAGARSHSGPCREAAKEINSSVPWIGFPVGYAVSGILLTIFGYFAMVLAAR, from the coding sequence ATGAAAGACATCTTCGAGTGGCTTGCGAAAAACCCATTCATGCTGCTGTTCGTGACCGTGGGCCTCGCGGTCTGGGTCGGCAAGTTCAGCGTGAAGGGCTACGGGCTGGGCATGGTGGCAGCGGCGATCGTCGTTGGTTGCGCGATGTCCACCTGGGCGTCGCTGTACGGGGTCAAGCTGGAGTTGAACAACTTCGCGAAGAGCCTCTTCTACTACCTGTTCATGTATGGCGTGGGGCTGCGCGTCGGACCCTCGTTTGTTAACAGCTTGAAAGGGGACGGGCTCAAGTTCACTTTCCTGGCGCTACTCTCATCGCTCATGGGATTGGCACTCTGCGTCATCGGTGCACGCTGGCTCGACTTGCCCATGGGCGCGGCCGGCGGCCTGGTGGCCGGTTCGCAGACCATGTCCGCGGCCATCGGCTCGGCTGAACAGGCGGTGGAACAGGGCGCGGTGCAACTGGCTTCGGGCACCACGCCTGAACAGGTGTCCGCGATGATCGCGCTGTCCTACGGCATCAGCTACATCTGGGGCACGGTCGGCATCATCCTGATCTGCAAGTACCTACCCCGCTGGTGGGGCATCGATGCCAGAGCCGCCGCCATCCAGTACGAAAAGGAAAACGGCGTTCGCAACGTCGATGACGCGGGGCTGACCGGCTACCGGCCATTCGCCGCGCGGGCCTACAAGCTCGAAAACCGCGAATGGGCTGGCAAGAGCATCCAGGATTTCCGGAACAAGTATCCGGAATATCGCGTGCTGAACGTGCGGCGTGGCGAGGACCTGCTGGGCGCGGACCCCGACGTCAGGCTCCAAGCGAACGACATCATCGCGCTGGCCGGCACCCGTGGGGACATGACCCAGCACATGGGCGCGCTCGGGCCGGAAATCGACGACGCGAGGACGCTGAACGTCCCGCTGGCGCAGGCCGAGATCCTGATGACCAACAAGGAGGCCGTGGGGCGGGAACTGGGTTCGTTCAGCCGCGGTGAACTGGCGGGTCAGGTTCAGGTCACGCGCATCGAACGCGCAGGGCAGCCGATCCCGGTGGGCACCGGCACGAAGCTGCAGCGCCTGGACGTCATGTTCGTCGCGGGCTTGACTGATGCGGTGAAGCGGGCCGGCGAGATCCTCGGCCGCATCGCCACGCCCAACACCAGCACCGACCTGCTCACGCTGTCGGTGGGCATGATCCTGGGCCTGTTGATCGGCGCGATCTCCTTCCCGGCTTTCGGCGCCAGCGTGGGCCTGGGCAACGCCGGCGGCCTGCTGGTGTCCGGCGTCATCGTGTCCTCGCTGCAGTCGCGGCTGCGCTTCTTCGGCAACACGCCGAACGCCGCGCGCAACATCCTCGAGGACCTGGGCCTGGTGGTGTTCGTGTGCATCGTCGGCATCAATGCCGGCAATTCGCTGCTGTCTCAGCTGACCGGGGCGCTCGCGCTCAAGATCTTCCTGGTTGGCTTCGTCGCCTGCACCATCCCGCCCTTCATCGTGTGGGCGCTGGGCTATCACGTTTTCAAGATCAATCCCGCCGTGCTGATGGGCGGTGTCGCGGGCGCGCGCTCGCACTCCGGCCCCTGCCGCGAGGCGGCCAAGGAAATCAACAGCTCCGTACCGTGGATCGGATTCCCGGTCGGATATGCCGTGTCCGGCATCCTGCTGACGATCTTCGGCTACTTCGCGATGGTGCTTGCCGCTAGATGA
- a CDS encoding porin, with protein sequence MTKMKLISLVPLSMAGAALAQVGGTGGAAVTTSNVSLFGVVDIAASWGKGDVADSTRLVQGANTQSRVGFRGVEDLGGGVGAGFWLEAGVNADNGTGAASNTNNQLLPAGATPNNGAGGLTFNRRSTVSLLSRFGELRLGRDYVATYRNRDQVDPFTTNGVGGNVADQLNITPVTGVRASNMIGYFLPGNLGGFFGEAQYFMGENPDNTVNDKDGSGYQARLGWASGPFGIAAAYGVTRYATTATIGDVTSWNVGGHWDFGFLRLMGGWYDDQMDSLVKVNAEGYLVGAVMPIGAGELKASFSSYETDAATNPTARKIAVGYVHNMSKRTAAYVTYAHLENRGSAAASLAGSITAPGKNSDGIDVGLKHSF encoded by the coding sequence ATGACGAAGATGAAGTTGATTTCCCTCGTTCCGCTGTCGATGGCTGGAGCGGCACTAGCGCAGGTGGGTGGCACCGGCGGCGCCGCGGTAACCACCAGCAACGTCAGCCTCTTCGGCGTGGTCGACATCGCAGCGTCCTGGGGCAAGGGCGATGTCGCGGATTCGACCCGTCTGGTGCAAGGCGCCAACACCCAATCACGCGTCGGCTTCCGGGGCGTCGAGGATTTGGGCGGCGGTGTAGGTGCCGGCTTCTGGCTGGAAGCGGGGGTGAACGCCGACAACGGGACAGGCGCGGCCTCCAACACCAACAACCAGTTGCTCCCCGCGGGGGCGACGCCCAACAACGGCGCCGGCGGCCTCACCTTCAACCGCCGGTCGACGGTAAGCCTGCTGAGCCGGTTCGGCGAATTGCGCCTCGGGCGCGACTATGTCGCCACCTACCGCAACCGCGACCAGGTCGACCCCTTCACCACCAACGGCGTCGGCGGCAACGTGGCGGATCAGCTCAACATCACGCCGGTGACGGGCGTGCGCGCCTCGAACATGATCGGCTACTTCCTCCCGGGCAACCTGGGCGGCTTCTTCGGCGAGGCGCAGTACTTCATGGGCGAGAACCCCGACAACACCGTGAACGACAAGGACGGCAGCGGCTACCAGGCCCGGCTGGGATGGGCGAGCGGTCCCTTCGGCATCGCGGCCGCCTACGGGGTCACGCGCTATGCCACGACGGCCACCATTGGCGACGTCACCTCCTGGAACGTGGGCGGCCACTGGGACTTCGGCTTCCTGAGGCTCATGGGCGGCTGGTACGACGACCAGATGGATTCGCTGGTGAAGGTCAACGCCGAAGGCTACCTGGTCGGCGCGGTGATGCCGATCGGCGCCGGCGAGCTCAAGGCCTCGTTCTCGTCGTACGAGACGGATGCCGCCACCAACCCGACGGCACGCAAGATCGCCGTCGGCTACGTGCACAACATGTCCAAGCGCACGGCGGCCTATGTGACCTACGCGCACCTGGAGAACCGCGGCTCGGCGGCCGCCAGCCTGGCCGGCTCGATCACTGCCCCGGGCAAGAACTCCGACGGCATCGACGTCGGCCTGAAGCACAGCTTCTGA
- a CDS encoding TrkA C-terminal domain-containing protein yields the protein MGWLAGYFEKYPEIAVFLAIGLGYWIGSWKVRGIGLGPVTGSLLAGVLVGYFWHVPVSDTAKALLFLMFMYGIGYSAGPGFVRGVREGGWRWVVLGCVVPLTGLLAAYAMAKLLKLELGFASGMMSGGLTESPIIGTTSEAIRSLNIPEEEKHRLISQIPVADALCYLFGTIGVILFCSHVGPWLLRVDLKAEARKLEEEMGIERVAPGVSSAWQMFEFRAYEVVPGGEADGMSIGQAESHIANERIFIERVRRGGEVLTASSEFVLRAGDVVAAMGPQESLLRVMGERREVADRELLDVPSATFDVVIRSRSLSGRTLADIASDAQQMRGVFLKSIRRGGEKIPIGPGTKIYQGDLLTLHGLEPAVRRVAALAGDVLQEQGTDYLALGLGIFAGALLGAAVAFPIGGIHVALGSSVATLLLGLAMGWRNSVRPSFAILAPDAIDFMKSIGLAGFVAMIGLKAGPVFVKALQEVGLTVFLGGVVVTLVPQITGLLVGRYVLRLNPLLLLGGLAGAQTMTAGLAAVQERSDSPVAVIGYSSTVAFGHVLLSIGGTALVWMLHA from the coding sequence ATGGGCTGGCTCGCCGGCTATTTCGAGAAGTACCCCGAGATCGCCGTCTTCCTCGCGATCGGCCTGGGGTACTGGATCGGTAGCTGGAAGGTCCGCGGGATCGGCCTGGGTCCCGTGACCGGATCGCTCCTGGCCGGGGTGCTGGTCGGCTACTTCTGGCACGTGCCAGTTTCCGACACCGCGAAGGCGCTCCTGTTCCTGATGTTCATGTACGGCATCGGCTATTCGGCCGGGCCGGGTTTCGTTCGCGGCGTGCGTGAGGGCGGCTGGCGCTGGGTGGTGCTGGGCTGCGTGGTCCCGCTGACCGGCCTGCTGGCCGCTTACGCCATGGCCAAGCTGCTCAAGCTCGAACTCGGTTTCGCGTCCGGCATGATGTCCGGCGGCCTGACCGAGTCGCCGATCATCGGCACGACCAGCGAGGCGATCCGCAGCCTGAACATCCCCGAAGAGGAGAAGCACCGGCTGATCTCCCAGATCCCGGTGGCCGACGCGCTGTGCTACCTGTTCGGCACCATCGGCGTGATCCTGTTCTGCTCACACGTAGGCCCCTGGCTGCTGCGCGTCGACCTGAAGGCGGAGGCACGCAAGCTCGAAGAGGAAATGGGCATCGAGCGTGTCGCGCCGGGCGTGAGTTCGGCCTGGCAGATGTTCGAGTTCCGGGCCTACGAGGTCGTGCCCGGCGGCGAGGCGGATGGCATGAGCATCGGCCAGGCCGAAAGCCACATCGCCAATGAACGCATCTTCATCGAGCGTGTACGGCGCGGCGGTGAGGTCCTGACTGCGTCGAGCGAGTTCGTCCTCCGGGCCGGCGACGTGGTGGCCGCCATGGGGCCCCAGGAGTCGCTGCTGCGCGTCATGGGCGAGCGGCGCGAGGTCGCCGACCGCGAGTTGCTGGACGTGCCCTCGGCCACCTTCGACGTGGTGATCCGCAGCCGCTCGCTGTCCGGACGCACGCTGGCGGACATCGCGAGCGATGCGCAGCAGATGCGCGGCGTGTTCCTGAAATCCATCCGGCGCGGGGGCGAGAAGATTCCCATCGGGCCGGGCACGAAGATCTACCAGGGCGATCTCCTGACCTTGCACGGCCTCGAACCCGCGGTGCGGCGCGTGGCGGCGCTGGCGGGGGACGTGCTGCAGGAACAGGGCACCGACTACCTGGCGCTGGGCCTGGGCATCTTCGCGGGCGCATTGCTCGGCGCGGCAGTCGCGTTCCCGATCGGCGGCATCCATGTCGCCCTCGGCTCCAGCGTCGCGACCCTGCTGCTCGGCCTGGCCATGGGCTGGCGCAATTCCGTGCGGCCCAGCTTCGCCATCCTGGCGCCCGACGCGATCGATTTCATGAAATCCATTGGCCTGGCCGGCTTCGTCGCCATGATCGGCCTGAAAGCTGGGCCGGTGTTCGTCAAGGCCCTGCAGGAAGTCGGGCTCACGGTATTCCTCGGCGGCGTGGTGGTGACACTGGTGCCGCAGATCACCGGCCTGCTCGTCGGCCGTTACGTGCTGCGGCTCAACCCGCTGCTGCTGCTCGGCGGACTCGCCGGCGCGCAGACCATGACGGCGGGACTGGCCGCGGTACAGGAGCGCTCGGACAGCCCGGTCGCCGTCATCGGCTATTCCAGCACCGTGGCGTTCGGGCACGTGCTGCTCTCGATCGGCGGCACCGCCCTGGTGTGGATGCTGCACGCCTGA